In Flavobacterium lacustre, a genomic segment contains:
- a CDS encoding fasciclin domain-containing protein, with protein MKTRKFLSIALFTVALGTTSFAQKTVMVGGAAMYPTKNIVENAVNSKDHTTLVAAVKAAGLVETLQSAGPFTVFAPTNAAFDKLPMGTVETLLKPENLKTLQTILTYHVVAGKMNGMDVAKAIKAGNGKAMLKTVSGETLTAWMQGKDLYITDESGNKAKVTIADVNQSNGVIHVIDTVLLPKQ; from the coding sequence ATGAAAACTAGAAAATTTTTATCGATTGCCTTATTTACAGTAGCTTTAGGAACAACTTCATTTGCACAAAAAACAGTTATGGTTGGAGGAGCTGCAATGTATCCAACAAAAAATATTGTAGAAAATGCAGTAAACTCAAAAGACCACACCACATTGGTAGCAGCAGTAAAAGCAGCTGGTTTAGTAGAAACACTACAAAGCGCCGGCCCCTTCACCGTTTTTGCCCCAACAAATGCAGCATTTGATAAATTACCAATGGGAACTGTCGAAACCCTTTTGAAACCAGAAAATTTAAAAACCCTGCAAACTATTTTGACCTACCATGTAGTAGCAGGAAAAATGAACGGAATGGATGTAGCAAAAGCCATTAAAGCAGGAAATGGAAAGGCAATGCTAAAAACAGTAAGTGGAGAAACCTTAACCGCTTGGATGCAAGGAAAGGATCTATACATTACAGACGAAAGCGGGAATAAAGCTAAAGTTACTATTGCCGACGTAAATCAATCTAATGGCGTAATTCATGTAATTGATACCGTTTTATTACCTAAACAATAA
- the rpsA gene encoding 30S ribosomal protein S1, producing MSEQLKSQEEFLANFNWHNFEEGIDAVDEKNLQEFEDLVSKTFIATDQEEVVEGVVVRITDRDVIVDINAKSEGVISLNEFRYNPALKVGDKVEVLIDIREDKTGQLVLSHRKARTIKSWDRVISANETGEIVNGFVKCRTKGGMIVDVFGIEAFLPGSQIDVKPIRDYDVYVNKMMEFKVVKINHEFKNVVVSHKALIEADIEVQKKEIIGQLQKGQVLEGVVKNITSYGVFIDLGGVDGLIHITDLSWSRINHPSEVLELDQKLNVVILDFDDEKTRIQLGLKQLNAHPWDALDANLKIGDKVKGKVVVIADYGAFIEVAEGVEGLIHVSEMSWSTHLRSAQDFVKVGDIVEGVILTLDRDDRKMSLGIKQLSQDPWTDITAKYPVGSKHTGIVRNFTNFGIFVELEEGIDGLIYISDLSWTKKIKHPSEFVNVGEKLDVVVLELDVEGRKLSLGHKQTTANPWDQYEDSFAVGTIHTGEISEIVDKGATVEFGDDIVAFIPTRHLEKEDGKKLKKGESADFKVIEFNKEFKRVVASHTAIFREEEEKNVKAVTENTSSASSTNAPAATLGDNNDVLAALKAKMEKSEKK from the coding sequence ATGTCTGAACAATTAAAATCACAAGAAGAGTTTTTAGCAAATTTTAACTGGCACAATTTCGAAGAAGGTATTGATGCTGTTGATGAGAAAAACTTACAAGAATTCGAAGACTTAGTTTCAAAAACTTTCATCGCTACAGATCAAGAAGAAGTAGTAGAAGGTGTAGTTGTTAGAATTACAGATAGAGACGTTATCGTTGATATCAACGCAAAATCGGAAGGTGTTATTTCATTAAACGAATTCCGTTACAACCCAGCATTAAAAGTAGGTGACAAAGTAGAAGTATTAATTGACATCCGTGAGGACAAAACAGGTCAACTAGTATTATCTCACAGAAAAGCACGTACTATCAAATCATGGGATAGAGTTATTTCGGCTAACGAAACAGGAGAAATCGTTAATGGTTTTGTAAAATGCAGAACTAAAGGTGGTATGATCGTTGACGTTTTCGGAATTGAAGCTTTCTTACCAGGATCTCAAATTGATGTTAAACCAATTAGAGACTACGATGTATATGTAAACAAAATGATGGAATTCAAAGTGGTAAAAATCAACCACGAATTCAAAAATGTTGTTGTTTCTCATAAAGCGCTTATCGAAGCGGATATTGAAGTACAGAAAAAAGAAATCATCGGTCAATTACAAAAAGGACAAGTATTAGAAGGTGTTGTTAAAAACATTACTTCATACGGTGTATTTATTGACTTAGGTGGTGTTGATGGATTAATTCACATTACTGACCTTTCTTGGAGTAGAATCAACCACCCAAGTGAAGTTCTTGAATTAGACCAAAAATTAAACGTTGTAATCCTTGATTTCGATGATGAGAAAACAAGAATTCAATTAGGATTGAAACAATTAAATGCTCACCCATGGGATGCTTTAGATGCTAACTTAAAAATTGGTGATAAAGTAAAAGGTAAAGTAGTTGTAATCGCTGATTACGGTGCTTTCATCGAAGTTGCTGAAGGTGTTGAAGGTTTAATCCACGTTTCTGAAATGTCTTGGTCTACTCACTTACGTTCTGCTCAAGATTTCGTAAAAGTAGGAGATATTGTTGAAGGAGTTATCTTGACTCTTGATAGAGATGACCGTAAAATGTCATTAGGTATCAAACAATTATCACAAGATCCTTGGACTGATATCACTGCTAAATACCCAGTAGGGTCTAAACATACAGGTATCGTTAGAAACTTTACAAACTTCGGAATTTTCGTAGAATTAGAAGAAGGAATTGACGGATTGATTTACATCTCAGACCTTTCTTGGACTAAGAAAATCAAACACCCATCAGAATTTGTAAATGTTGGTGAAAAATTAGACGTAGTTGTATTAGAATTAGATGTTGAAGGACGTAAATTATCTTTAGGTCACAAACAAACTACTGCTAATCCTTGGGATCAATACGAAGATTCTTTCGCAGTTGGAACTATCCACACAGGTGAAATTTCTGAAATTGTTGACAAAGGAGCTACTGTAGAATTCGGAGATGATATCGTTGCTTTCATTCCAACTCGTCACCTTGAAAAAGAAGACGGAAAGAAATTGAAAAAAGGAGAATCAGCTGATTTCAAAGTAATCGAATTCAACAAAGAATTCAAAAGAGTTGTTGCTTCTCACACTGCAATCTTCCGTGAAGAAGAAGAGAAAAACGTGAAAGCGGTTACTGAAAATACTTCATCTGCATCATCTACAAACGCACCAGCTGCAACTTTGGGAGATAACAATGATGTATTAGCTGCATTAAAAGCTAAAATGGAAAAATCAGAGAAAAAATAA